In Cytophagia bacterium CHB2, the DNA window GCATTTGGAACGGTATCTGCAAAAGCGCAAGCGCCCGATTCAATTTACGCGTTCGCGCCCGTATCACAAAAACGACAATGCCCATGTTGAAAACAAAAACTGGACGCACGTTCGGCAATATCTCGGGTATCAACGTTTCGATCAACAAGAGATTACGGCTTTGCTCAACGAACTCTACACCTCGGAGTGGCGGTGGCTGATGAATGCGTTTTTGCCCTCGGTCAAGCTTATCGAAAAGAAACGGCTGGGCTCAAAGATTATCAAAAAGTACGACGCCCCGCAAACCCCCTTGGCGCGTGCGCTGGCTTCGCCGCACGTGAGCCCTGCCCGGAAGCGTCAACTCAAAGAACAGTATCAGGCATTAAATCCATTTCAACTACAAAAAACCATAAGCCAAAAGATTAAACGCATTCTCACTTTGGCAACGCATACAAACAGGACCATCGAAGAATGAAAACTTTCAAACACCCTAACCCCCCGTCTTCCTTCGGAAGACGAAAGCCTTTTTACACCCCTCCCGGTAACATTTTATTTTGAGGCAACGGGACGCGGGTTGCAATAGTTTCAAGTTTGGGCAAAATTGAGCAGAAACGAGGGGGGATTACTGGTGTAGGTAAAAGCGTGCAGATGCAATATCATCACGACAAAGTGAAATCCGACTCCATTCAGATCATGCTTCGCGTCCAACTCTCATCCCACCACTTCGCCTTTTCTATTCGTCAGCTTTATGGGGGCGAGAGGCGCCGGGCTGTCGGTTTTGCCAAAACTCAAGGTATCCATCGGGCATACCGTAACGCAAATGCCGCAGCCGATGCACGAGCTGGTGGCGTTATCCAGCACTTGCTGCTTGAGTGCATAGCTCATGACATCGATGCCGACCTGGCAATTCCGCGAACATTCGTAACAGCCGATGCACTTATCATTCGCCACGATTTTGAACTTGCCGATTTTCAGTTTAGCAAACAGGGCGGACTCCAACTGCATCAGCTTGGCGAGCGGACACCAATAACGGCACCAAACCTTTCCGCCAAGGAAGGGATATAACGTCACCGGCAAAATGCCGACGAGCCAGACATCCGCGTAAATGCGATAAATGCTGATACCCAACTCGGCGGCGCCGGTGAGTGCGTTATACACGTCTTTCAAGAGCATCAAGAGTGTAACCAGCGCGGCAAAAATCAATACGGCAAGGTTCATCCATTCCCACTGAATTGATTTTTGACCTTTAGGCGCGAGATGTCGCCAGCGATCGCCGAACGTCTCGGCCAAACCGCCGCACCCGCAAATCCATGAACAATAGCGCTTGCCGTGAAACAGCACAAATATCGGGATGATGATGAACGTCAATAACACGCCCCACACAACCCAAACTTGATGCGGACTGTAAAAAAACGTGTAAAAAAACAGCGGCCAGGCATAAATGAGTCCATAACTCCGCCACGCTTGCTCGGCAAATGTTGGATCACTCGCGAGCTTCTCTCCCACCCATTGATAGTTCACTGCCGTCTGAAATAAGAACTCGGGGATGAGAAAAAAGAAAACCCATTGAAAACTGATCAAACTGACAAAACGCCAAATTTGAAATTTATCTTTGCGATCAAGTCCCCAGCGCTTGAGTGCTTGCAAGCCAAAAAACGTCATCAACGCGGTGTACAGTACGGTATACCAAAACGACCACGGGCGATCGAGCAGCGAAAGAAATTGGTATCCCCAATCTTTATAGGGCCAAAATTCTTGCCCTGCGCCGATCTTTGCGCCGTAAATTGTGTACCATACGAAGAACGATAGGCCGAGCCAGGCAAAGCGATCGCCGCGCATGCCATAAAAAATCAGACTGCCCAGACTTAACGCCCAGATGAGGCCGCCGAACCAGCCAGGTAAATCAGGCAAATTTACGCCAAGAAAATTTGCATGTCCCCCCAGGCTTGCGCCAAAGATTGACAGGCCAAGGAAACCGAGTATCGTAAGCACAACGGCGCGAGTGAGGCTGCCATCCCATTCGTTTTCCATTTTGAGTCCGAGTGATTTCAAGAAATCGCGCGGCGCCTCCGCGCCAATGAGCACGAAGGCATGATCGTATGGAATTTTGCGCGTTTCTTGCGAGCCGCCGTGAGCGATCGTGAGCGTCGCTTCGCGTTCACCGAACTCCGTGACGTTGGAATGAAAAATCGGCTCAATGCGTTTCGCGGCAATCGCTTCGTTGAGTTGGCGTTCATTATCTCTGAAGATGCGCTCAAATTCGCCGCGACGGTAGGAAAGATAGACTTGGTTTTGTTCGCTGAGCGTGATTGCCGCTTCCACGGCGCTGTTGCCGCCGCCGACAACGAGGATGTTTTCATTCCTATACTTGCGCGGCGAATATAAGCGATGATACACGCGCTCGTGCTCTTCACCAGGCACGTTAAGCTTGCGCGGATTGCCGCGTAGCCCCGTGGCAAGAACGATCCGTTTACTGCGATACGTTGCTGACGATGTCTGCACATAAAAAATGCCGCCCTTCCTCTCCAATCCGGTAACGCCCTCGCCTGTACGCACATTTAGACTATTGGCTTGAATGATTTGATGCCAGCGCTTGATCAAATCCTCCTTGGTTGCGCCGTCAAGCCAGAGTTTGCCCTTGGCCGGCTGGCTATCCGGTTCGGCATAAACGTATTTTCCTTCTGGAAAATTTTCGATGGTATTCGCAATTTGCTCTTTCTCGAGCAACACGTAACGCATGCCGCGCTCACTCGCTTGCAATGCGGCATTCAACCCCGCTGCGCCCGCGCCAATCACGACGACATCATAAAGCTCGCGATCGCTGCCGCCGATGGCATTGGGTAATGTGGCGATATGCTCAACAACCTCGAACCCCTGCGCCATGGCATACTTGATCACCGGCGCGCCAGCAAGATCGCCCACGATGTACAAGCCCGCAAAATTACTCTCATTGTGTTTCTTAAGAAACGGCCGCTCATTCGGACCGCTGCCGGAATGCAGAATATCGACAAGAAATTGTTTCAGGCGAGTGTAAAAGGCAGGTTGTTCGCTGGGCGTTGGCATAATCCTTATCACATTGAATGATCGTT includes these proteins:
- a CDS encoding FAD-binding protein, giving the protein MPTPSEQPAFYTRLKQFLVDILHSGSGPNERPFLKKHNESNFAGLYIVGDLAGAPVIKYAMAQGFEVVEHIATLPNAIGGSDRELYDVVVIGAGAAGLNAALQASERGMRYVLLEKEQIANTIENFPEGKYVYAEPDSQPAKGKLWLDGATKEDLIKRWHQIIQANSLNVRTGEGVTGLERKGGIFYVQTSSATYRSKRIVLATGLRGNPRKLNVPGEEHERVYHRLYSPRKYRNENILVVGGGNSAVEAAITLSEQNQVYLSYRRGEFERIFRDNERQLNEAIAAKRIEPIFHSNVTEFGEREATLTIAHGGSQETRKIPYDHAFVLIGAEAPRDFLKSLGLKMENEWDGSLTRAVVLTILGFLGLSIFGASLGGHANFLGVNLPDLPGWFGGLIWALSLGSLIFYGMRGDRFAWLGLSFFVWYTIYGAKIGAGQEFWPYKDWGYQFLSLLDRPWSFWYTVLYTALMTFFGLQALKRWGLDRKDKFQIWRFVSLISFQWVFFFLIPEFLFQTAVNYQWVGEKLASDPTFAEQAWRSYGLIYAWPLFFYTFFYSPHQVWVVWGVLLTFIIIPIFVLFHGKRYCSWICGCGGLAETFGDRWRHLAPKGQKSIQWEWMNLAVLIFAALVTLLMLLKDVYNALTGAAELGISIYRIYADVWLVGILPVTLYPFLGGKVWCRYWCPLAKLMQLESALFAKLKIGKFKIVANDKCIGCYECSRNCQVGIDVMSYALKQQVLDNATSSCIGCGICVTVCPMDTLSFGKTDSPAPLAPIKLTNRKGEVVG